CTCAGAGATCGACTATGCGGGCGCATTCAGCGCAACGATGACTTGCACGGAGAATCCGGCTGGTCAGTCACCGGGCGCAAATGCGTTCGTTGCGCAGTTCACGGGCGGTGGAACGACCTCATCGCAGACGCCTTCGAGCGCAGGCGGCTCGGTAGCGTTCAGCGTCGACTCTGGAGCGGAGACGGGAACATGTTCGGTCGCGGTAAGCGATACGAACGGCAATAGCTCGACGGAAACGATCGACGTTTCGTCCAGCAGCCTAACGGTGACCGGGAAACAGCGAAACTAGACTCAGCCGTACAAGAACGTGAAGCCGGCCTCTTGCGCGAGTACGATCGCTGCAACGCCGGCCGGGACGAGCAGTGCGCCCGGTATGAGGTTGCGGCTAAGATCCGTGTAGACTTGCTTATCGTTGAGGCTCTGCTTGGCCGCGACGAAACGTGACATCGCGTGCAGCGCATTGTTGCAGACGATCCACGAAACGCCGCGTCGTGTCAGCGTTTGAATCGACGCATCGTCCTCCGATCTTGGATTCGGGCGAAAGAACGGGTTCTGCGGCGTATGCAGCATGTCGGGAAGCCCGTCTGTCGACGCATCAAGAATATCGAAGAGTTTGTACTTATCCCACATCGCATCGTTTGTTGCGGCCAGGAGTGATGAGCCGTAGAAGACGACCGCGACGTGGAGCGCTCCCGGGCCTTGACCGAAGGCCGTCTCGAACGCGTTAATTCCGTTCATCGCGTGCCGTAAGGGGGCGCCGCGGTCGATCTTAACCGCGGCAATCACCTGTTTGTGTCGCGAGGGCTTGTGCAGCACGCTTTCGATGGCTGGGATTTTGCTTACGCCTTGCGCGATGGCCGGTCCGGTCGCCGCAAGGAGCGCGGTCCCGGCCAAGAATGCTTCACGCGTTGACTTCAGGCTCGAATTTTTCATGGCGGCGGCTTCGCGGCAGCCCTAGTTGAGCCCGCTAAACCGCGCGAAACGGCGTTCTGCCAGGCTCACGATTGTAAAGAAAACGATAGCCAGCAGCGACGAAACGAAGACCGCTGCGTAAAGCCGCTCGGCGTGATAGTTGAAGGTCGACTCAATGATCAGCGCGCCCAGGCCTTTGTTCGTGCCGATCCATTCACCGACGAGCGCGCCGATGACGCTGGCTTGCGCCGCAATCCGTAAGGCCGCGAACAGATAGGGCACCGAGCGAGGCAGGCGCAGATGCCAAAAAATCTGTACGCGCGTCGCGTTCAGCGAGCGCACGAGGTCGAGTTCGCTTGCCGTTGGCGATTCGAGCCCGCGAATCATATTGACGAGCGTCGGGAAGAAGCACACGATTGCCGCGACAACGACCTTCGGAAACATGCCCAGGCCGAAGATCAACACGACGATCGGCGCCAGCGCGAGAATCGGTATCGTGTTGAAGAAGAGCACGATCGGGAAGTACGCCAAGCGTAGGTAGCGGTTCGCGACGAACAGGATGGCAACGACTATTGCAGCACCGTTGCCGAGCAGAAATCCGAAGAAGCTTTCCAGCGCCGTTGGAATGGTGTTGCTTGCAATGAGTTTTCGCTCGCGAACGAGATCGTCGAAGACCGCGACCGGCGCCGGCACGATGTAGTGTGGCACACCGAAGACCGTGACCACGAGCTGCCATAGGAGCAGCAGCGTGATCGCGCCGATCGCGGGGAAGAGCCACTGTTTCAACCGCGTTTTGCGCGGACCGTGTCGCGAAGGATCTTCATCGAGTAGACGTCTTCGACACGGAGTGAGTTTTTCAGAAGCCCGACCGCTGCATAGGCGCGCATTTGCGCGGCGAGCCGCTCGGGACGAAACGTTCCCCAGCCGTCGCGCGCGGTGTCTTTATCAAAGGTGAGACGCAAGACCGTGGGCATGATGCGCTTCTCGACGCTCGAGTCTAGCTCGGGATATTCCGCCGCGGCAATATCGACGGCGTCGCTCGGGTACTGGTACGTCCAATCCCAGCCTTGTGCGAGCGCTCGAATGAAACGAGCGAGCTGGTCGGAGCTTTTCGCGATCGCATCGTCTGTTGCGAAGTACGTATCGCCGTAGGACGGCAATCCGGCCGACTCCATCGAGAGCGAAACGAGCGGACCTGAGAAGATCGACATCTCTTTCGCGTTCGTGATCCATCCCGTAATCGCGTCGACGCGCCCGGCTGCAAGCGGCGTCATGTCGGCGCCGACGTCGGTTACGGCGACCTTCGCGGGATCGATGGCATTTTTCGCGAGGATCGCCTCGAGAACGTAGCGCGCCGTCGGTTGGATGCCGATGCGTTTGCCGATCATGTCGTGCGGGCTGCGAATCGGATTCTTCGGCAGCGAATAGAACGCGAACGGCGCGACGCGCAAGCCGGCGGCGATGATCTTGATCGGAATCCCCGAGTTGCGCGCAAACATGACTTGTCCGGAATCGGAAAGTTGCCCGAGCTGCGCGTGCCCGCTGATGACCGGTGCGGCCGCCGTCGCGTTCGGTCCACCGGGCGAGAGCTCGACGTCGAGCCCGGCGTCGCGGAAGAACCCGCGTTTCAGCGCGACAACGTCGCCGATTTGTCCGTTACTCATCAGCCAGTCGTATTGTATGACAACCTTCGCCGCAGCGGTCGCACGCGCGGGCAGCATCAGCGCAATACCGCAGGCGCCGGCGAGGAATCGAGAGCGTGGGAGCACGCGATCATACTTCGAGGAAGCCGGCAAATTCTTGCCAACTTGTCGTGGATTAGATCGCCTTACGCGTCATTCACATGCCGACAAACGAAGCGACGTCAAGACGCCGGGCGTAGCTGACAGTTGGTCTGGAGGGCGCCTCGGGCCACTTGTGTCACCCTGAGCGTAGTGAGCGAAAGCGAACGCAGTCGAAGGGCGCGCCGCGATGCCTAAAGGCCGAGCACCTGTCTTCGGGCTCTTGTTGTGCTTCGCGCTCGTGACTGGCGCGACTGCTTCGGCTGAGGCTCCGCGGAAGAGCTTCGCCGATGTCGTCGCGCGGCTTTATGCCGACAAGACCTTCGTTGTGTCTCCGACCAGCCTGAACGTCGTGTTGCACATTGCAAAGGATGCTTCTCGCGGGCGCACCGCTGCGGAGATTGAGCCGCTGCTTTTCGACGATGCAATGCAAGCAAGAAATGCGACGCAAGATAAGTGGCGTCAGTTTCCTCAACGGTTCCGGCGTATGGATTTCAAGACAGTTTCCAGGGTCTCGGAAATTCAACGCGCGCTTTGCGCGCAAATACGGGGGAACTGTCTCTCGGGTGAGCTTTGCGAACGGCGAAGGGCAGCAGGCCATAGGGATGTGGATCTCACGCTTATCTAGCGGCGATCTGCGCGGATTCCCAATCGATCCTCGGACGCTCTTCGTGATCGCAAACATTCAAGTGTTCGATGGAAACTGGGCCTCACCGTTCGATTCGAAAGACACGAGGCCCGACACGTTTCACGGCCGGAATGGTGACGAAACTGCACAGATGATGTGGGGGCACGGCGTGTCGTCGTATCGCGCCGGCAAGTTTGGAGAGGTCGCGGCGCTCGATTACAACGGACCGTACAGGCTGCTCTTGTTTCTTCCGAAAAACTCAACGGATCCACCGCTGCAGACTTTCTTGAAGCAGGAATTCGGTGGAACGTTCCAACCCTGGAAAACGTCGATCGTGTTGCCTCGACTGCATTTGAACACACCGGAGCTATTGACCCGATCGCTCGAGGATTTGGGAATGAAGTCGGCGTTTGGAAGTGACGCTGATTTTGCACCAATGCTCGGAGCGGCCGAACACGGTTATGGATTCATGTTCCAGGACGTCGATTTGACGTTCGACGAGCATGGTACCGTCGCCAAAGCATTAACGGAATTTCCCAGGGTTAAGGGACTGCTCCCCATGCGCCCGATTCGCTTCGATCGTCCGTTTGCATTCGAAATCGTCCGAACCGGCGATCATCCAGTGACACTCTTCGAGGGTCAGGTACTGGACGTGCAGTCGTAGCTCGGCCTTGGACGATTGAGGCGGCCCTTCGACTACGTTCGCTGCCGCTCACTACGCTCAGGGTGACACAGGGGAGGGTTCCCCTTCCATCATTTTACAGGCGATAGGTTGACAGCCACCCGGGCCGTGGGGTAAGGTCGGCTGTACATGAGAAACCGCGCTATCGGCCTCATCCTCGTCCTTACGGGTTCGTCTACGACGTAGCCGCTAAGCGACGTTTGCCTTCACAGGCCCTTCGCCCAGCGGCGAGGGGTTTTTGTTTTATAGGGAGCTGCGAACGACCATGGACCGCGTGATCATATTCGACACGACCCTGCGCGACGGCGAACAATCGCCGGGTGCGGCGATGACCCCATCCGCACGACTTCGGATTGCGCAGATGCTCGCGGATGCGAAAGTCGACGTGATCGAAGCGGGCTTCCCCGCAGCCTCGCCGATCGTCGTGCAGAGTGTTGCAGAGATCGCCCGGCATGTCCGGGGCGCCTCGGTTGCGGCACTTGCACGGACGACGCCCGGCGACGTCGACGCCGCGTGGGAAGCGCTCAAAGATGCAGAAGCTCCGCGCATCCACACGTTCCTCGCGACCTCGAACCTGCATCTCGAACACAAGCTGCGCATCTCGCACGATCAGGCCGTCGAGGCGACGGCCGAAGCCGTACGGCGCGCTAAGAAATATTGCTCGGACGTCGAGTTTTCGGCGGAAGACGCCACACGCTCGAACTGGGATTTCCTCGTTCGCATCTTTTCGGCCGCGATCAAAGCCGGCGCAACGACGATCAGCTTCCCCGATACGGTCGGTTATACGATGCCGCAAGAGTATGCCGCGTTGACGAGCTATCTGCTCGAACGCGTGGAGGGAATCGAGAACGCGGTGATCAGCGTTCACACGCACGACGATCTCGGCTTCGCCGTTGCAAACGCTCTCTCGGCAGTGCAAGCCGGAGCGCGTCAAATCGAGTGCACGATCAACGGAATCGGTGAGCGCGCCGGAAATTGCTCGCTCGAAGAAGTCGTCGTCGGCATGCGAGTCCGTAAGGACATCTACAACGTCGACACACGCTTCGACACGAGTGCGCTGCAAAAGATCTCGCAGCAGGTCGCTCGCGCCACGCGCATGCCGGTGCAAAAGAACAAGGCCATCGTCGGTGCGCACGCCTTCATGCACGAATCGGGGATTCACCAAGACGGTATTCTCAAGCACAAAGGCACGTATGAGATCATCGAGCCGAGCTCGGTCGGCGTCGAGCAAACGAAATTCTCGATCTCGCGCAACTCCGGGAAGCACGCCGTGCTGGCACGCGTGCGCGACATCGGGTTCGTCTTCGACCGCGCTGCCGAGACGAAATTCTTGGACGCCTTCGGCAAGCTCGCGCAGACCCGGAGAGTCGTCTCCGACGGCGAATTGGTGCGGCTCGCACAGGAAGCCACCGGGGCATCGCTCATTCGGCCGCCTGGTCGCTTAGAGGAAATCCCGGCGTCCGGCGATCACCATGCGGGTCGTGAATTCGCGAGCAACGCGATCATGACGAGCTTTACCTAAGGGGAATCATGCAAGCCTATTACGATAAAGACGCCGATTCGAGCGTTCTTGAAAAAAAGCGCATTGCCGTTATCGGTTACGGCAGCCAAGGGAACGCGCAGGCGCGCTGTCTTGCAGACTCAGGGCTCGACGTCGTCGTCGGACTTCGCGAGGGTTCGTCATCGTCTGATACGGTGAAAGGCCACGGCTTGGCCGCGAAGAGCATTCCCGACGCGGTCCGCGGCGCGGATGTTGTGATGATCCTCATCCCCGATGAGGAGCAAGCGGTGATCTACGCGCGCGATATCGCGCCGAATCTCAAAGACGGCGTGTATCTCGGATTCTCGCACGGCTTCGCGATTCGTTTCGGAACGATTGTCCCCAAGACAAACGTGAACGTGTTCATGGTGGCCCCCAAAGCACCGGGACGGCTCGTGCGCTCGGAGTACGAAGCAGGTCGCGGCACGCCTTCGCTGATCGCGGTCCATCAAGACCCCGCGAAAAACACGCGCGCGATCGCACTCGCGTACGCCGTCGCGATTGGTGCCGGCAAAGCCGGCATCATCGAGACGACATTCTCGGAAGAGACCGAAACCGATCTGTTCGGCGAGCAAGCCGTGCTGTGCGGCGGAGTCTCGGAGCTGATCCACGCGGGATTCGAAACGCTCGTCGAAGCCGGCTACGCGCCGGAGATGGCGTACTTCGAGTGCTGCCACGAGATGAAGCTGATCGTCGACCTCATCTACGAACGCGGCATCGAAGGCATGCGCAACGGCGTGAGCAACACGGCAAAGTACGGTGATTATACGCGCGGGACGCGCATCATCACCGAAGAGTCGCGCAAAGCAATGCGCAAGATGCTTGAAGAGATTCGCAGCGGCGCGTTCGCGCAGGAGTGGGTCGCCGAGCATGCGGCCGGCAAACCTCGCTTCGATGAATTTCGCAAGAAGGGGCACGCCCATCCGATCGAATCGATCGGACGCCGTCTGCGTGCGATGATGCCGTGGATGCCGAAAGAAAAGGAGCCCGCCTCGGTTTCCTAATGGGTCGTACGCTTTTACAAAAAGTCTGGGATGCGCACGTCGTCGAGGAGCTTCCGGGCGATAACGCGCTGCTTGCCATCGATCGCATCATTGCAATCGAAATCACGACGCCGCAACCGGCGGCAGAGATCGCCGAACGTTTCGGCGATCGTCTGTTCGATGCGTCGTCGATCGTCGCGATCATCGATCACATCTCGCCTGCGAAAGACACCGAGACGGCCATTCAAGCGCAGGCGCTGCGCAAGTGGGCCAAGGCGCATGACGTCGTGTTTTACGACGTCGGCAACAACGGCATCTGTCACGTCGTCATTCCCGAACGGGGTTGGGTCGAGCCGGGGATTACGCTCATTTGCGGCGATTCGCACACGTGCACGCACGGTGCGTTCGGTGCTTTTGCGCTCGGCATCGGTTCGAGCGTACAGTGCGGCGCGATGCTGGCCGGCGCGATCATTCAAAAGCGGCCGAAAGTCATCCGGATCAACGTCGAGGGCAAGCTTCACCCGGGCGCGACCGCAAAAGATCTCGCGCTTACGGTAATCTCGACCCTCGGATTTCAGGGCGGGACCGGTGCGGTTCTCGAGTATCACGGCAGCGCGATTCGCGCGCTCTCGATGGAAGAGCGCATGACGCTCTGCAATATGGCGATCGAAGCCGGCGCAACGACCGGAATGATCGAGCCGGATGAAACGACGATTGAATATCTGCGCGGACGTGAAGCGCAACCGAAGGGTGAAGCCTTCGAGAAGAAAGCGGCATTCTGGCGCACGCTGCGCGCCGATCCAGACGCGGTCTACGTGCGCACGCTGGATATCGACGCTTCGAAGATTCGAACTGTCGTTTCGTGGGGCACGAATCCCGGTGAATCCGTTTCGATCGATTCCGTGGTGCCGAACGGTGACGCGTCAAGTCTCGAATACATGGATCTCAAGCCGGGGACGCCGATGCGCGGCATCGAGATCGATCAAGCCTTCATCGGCTCGTGCACGAACGCGCGCATCTCCGATTTGCGTGCCGCTGCAGAGATTTTCAAGGGCCGCAAAGTTGCGGTACCGACGATTGTTACGCCGGGCTCGCAAGCCGTAAAGCGTCAGGCCGAACGCGAAGGATTGCACGACGTCTTCCAGGATGCGGGGGCGCTGTGGACGCACTCGTCGTGCGGTCCGTGTCTGGGCATGTCGATGGGCGTGGTCGCACCTGGGATGCGCATCATCTCGAGCACGAACCGCAATTTCCGCAATCGCATGGGGACGGGCGGCCGCGTGCATCTGGCGACGCCGGTCGTCGTTGCGGCGAGCGCGATTCTCGGCCGCATCGGAACACCCGACGAACTGCCCGTGGAAGTACCGGCATGATCGTCGCCGGCTCCGTCGTGGCATTGCCGCAAGAAAATCTGGACACCGATCAGATGTATCCCGGCAAATATTTGTCGCTGATCACGCGCAAAGGGCTGGGACGTCTGCTTTTCGAGGCATTTCCGGCTGGTCGAGACCTGTTCGAGAAAAACCGCGACGCGTCGATCTTCGTGACCGGCGACAACGTCGGCTGCGGCAGCTCGCGCGAGCATGCTGTCTGGGCGCTTTCAGATTGGGGAATTCGCGCCGTAATCGCGCCGTCGTTCGCGCGCATCTTCCACGAGAATTGCTATTCCAACGGTGTCGTTCCGGTCATACTGACGGATAAAGCCGCTTTCGAGCAGTGCCTTTCGGCGAAAGCGCTCGAGATCGACGTCGACAATGAAGTCGTCCTCAAGGCTGGCCGTGAGATTGCGCGCTTCGAGCTCGACCCGCTTCGGAAGGATTTCATCCTTCATGGTG
Above is a genomic segment from Candidatus Baltobacteraceae bacterium containing:
- a CDS encoding 2-isopropylmalate synthase; the protein is MDRVIIFDTTLRDGEQSPGAAMTPSARLRIAQMLADAKVDVIEAGFPAASPIVVQSVAEIARHVRGASVAALARTTPGDVDAAWEALKDAEAPRIHTFLATSNLHLEHKLRISHDQAVEATAEAVRRAKKYCSDVEFSAEDATRSNWDFLVRIFSAAIKAGATTISFPDTVGYTMPQEYAALTSYLLERVEGIENAVISVHTHDDLGFAVANALSAVQAGARQIECTINGIGERAGNCSLEEVVVGMRVRKDIYNVDTRFDTSALQKISQQVARATRMPVQKNKAIVGAHAFMHESGIHQDGILKHKGTYEIIEPSSVGVEQTKFSISRNSGKHAVLARVRDIGFVFDRAAETKFLDAFGKLAQTRRVVSDGELVRLAQEATGASLIRPPGRLEEIPASGDHHAGREFASNAIMTSFT
- a CDS encoding ABC transporter substrate-binding protein, with product MLPRSRFLAGACGIALMLPARATAAAKVVIQYDWLMSNGQIGDVVALKRGFFRDAGLDVELSPGGPNATAAAPVISGHAQLGQLSDSGQVMFARNSGIPIKIIAAGLRVAPFAFYSLPKNPIRSPHDMIGKRIGIQPTARYVLEAILAKNAIDPAKVAVTDVGADMTPLAAGRVDAITGWITNAKEMSIFSGPLVSLSMESAGLPSYGDTYFATDDAIAKSSDQLARFIRALAQGWDWTYQYPSDAVDIAAAEYPELDSSVEKRIMPTVLRLTFDKDTARDGWGTFRPERLAAQMRAYAAVGLLKNSLRVEDVYSMKILRDTVRAKRG
- a CDS encoding homoaconitate hydratase family protein, with the protein product MGRTLLQKVWDAHVVEELPGDNALLAIDRIIAIEITTPQPAAEIAERFGDRLFDASSIVAIIDHISPAKDTETAIQAQALRKWAKAHDVVFYDVGNNGICHVVIPERGWVEPGITLICGDSHTCTHGAFGAFALGIGSSVQCGAMLAGAIIQKRPKVIRINVEGKLHPGATAKDLALTVISTLGFQGGTGAVLEYHGSAIRALSMEERMTLCNMAIEAGATTGMIEPDETTIEYLRGREAQPKGEAFEKKAAFWRTLRADPDAVYVRTLDIDASKIRTVVSWGTNPGESVSIDSVVPNGDASSLEYMDLKPGTPMRGIEIDQAFIGSCTNARISDLRAAAEIFKGRKVAVPTIVTPGSQAVKRQAEREGLHDVFQDAGALWTHSSCGPCLGMSMGVVAPGMRIISSTNRNFRNRMGTGGRVHLATPVVVAASAILGRIGTPDELPVEVPA
- a CDS encoding serpin family protein, with the translated sequence MRRKISGVSFLNGSGVWISRQFPGSRKFNARFARKYGGTVSRVSFANGEGQQAIGMWISRLSSGDLRGFPIDPRTLFVIANIQVFDGNWASPFDSKDTRPDTFHGRNGDETAQMMWGHGVSSYRAGKFGEVAALDYNGPYRLLLFLPKNSTDPPLQTFLKQEFGGTFQPWKTSIVLPRLHLNTPELLTRSLEDLGMKSAFGSDADFAPMLGAAEHGYGFMFQDVDLTFDEHGTVAKALTEFPRVKGLLPMRPIRFDRPFAFEIVRTGDHPVTLFEGQVLDVQS
- the ilvC gene encoding ketol-acid reductoisomerase encodes the protein MQAYYDKDADSSVLEKKRIAVIGYGSQGNAQARCLADSGLDVVVGLREGSSSSDTVKGHGLAAKSIPDAVRGADVVMILIPDEEQAVIYARDIAPNLKDGVYLGFSHGFAIRFGTIVPKTNVNVFMVAPKAPGRLVRSEYEAGRGTPSLIAVHQDPAKNTRAIALAYAVAIGAGKAGIIETTFSEETETDLFGEQAVLCGGVSELIHAGFETLVEAGYAPEMAYFECCHEMKLIVDLIYERGIEGMRNGVSNTAKYGDYTRGTRIITEESRKAMRKMLEEIRSGAFAQEWVAEHAAGKPRFDEFRKKGHAHPIESIGRRLRAMMPWMPKEKEPASVS
- the leuD gene encoding 3-isopropylmalate dehydratase small subunit, which encodes MIVAGSVVALPQENLDTDQMYPGKYLSLITRKGLGRLLFEAFPAGRDLFEKNRDASIFVTGDNVGCGSSREHAVWALSDWGIRAVIAPSFARIFHENCYSNGVVPVILTDKAAFEQCLSAKALEIDVDNEVVLKAGREIARFELDPLRKDFILHGGFLEYLATKVDQVRAWRTREIAASR
- a CDS encoding ABC transporter permease; the encoded protein is MKQWLFPAIGAITLLLLWQLVVTVFGVPHYIVPAPVAVFDDLVRERKLIASNTIPTALESFFGFLLGNGAAIVVAILFVANRYLRLAYFPIVLFFNTIPILALAPIVVLIFGLGMFPKVVVAAIVCFFPTLVNMIRGLESPTASELDLVRSLNATRVQIFWHLRLPRSVPYLFAALRIAAQASVIGALVGEWIGTNKGLGALIIESTFNYHAERLYAAVFVSSLLAIVFFTIVSLAERRFARFSGLN